The following are encoded together in the Capsulimonas corticalis genome:
- a CDS encoding IPT/TIG domain-containing protein — protein MIRNKRNFSLAARALCAIGVTCLAGVAVSPQAHAIGTWQSCPAHQGEDLSGIFLLTDGTVLASGYGSGVGGLHWYKYTPDAKGDYTKGTWSNLADSPWGALYFVSFTLNDGRFWMAGGEYVTFPDGQAERNNHVQIFDPIANTWTQEPNGLFGDIGDTAAVLLNDGRPMVSYRFDVLNQIYNLDTNTWTQTGNSLRGNGDESTWQTLADGTVFDCRSNPAERYNPATGQWIPSADCPIAISTNAFGAEQGPITYLQNGQLWCASDNGPTALFNPPSTMNGLGSWSQAATYPAGDTAGDTPAAIETNGKVLLVGSDVQGTDIFGPGNYYEYDPATNAYTIIPNPPAGRAGQAFTTRLLELPTGQILYTSGGDLAVYTPEAGTGPDDSWRPTVSSVTRNNDGSYTLTGTQITGRSFGANYGDDFFNSTNFPIVYLKDASNNVYFCRTSDFSTRAIWTGSTPETCKFQVPNGLPAGKYDLYLSVNGVSTKKAYPFPPAPLLTTVSPSTVAIGTPSAVLTLTGDFFLPTATVTFNGGAPVTPISVTTTQITVAVPSSVINTTGIYAVRVHDTNQASDSSPSSFIVATPSITGIVPNVVAPGTTGLSITIAGTSFESNSKVAFNGGTPVTPTSVTPTTISVSVPDALLTQAATVAVTVVNTATPGGTSPPGMLYVAGVPTLTSITPSSTGVGASSVTLTLKGSGFSPSALVSFNDANYFPTSATTTQMTVAVPANVLSTLGTYSVKVVNPGAGDVSSALNFQVLSPTIASLSPAIANVSASGFSITINGHNFVDNSKVTFSSGDPVSPTSVTPTQIVVPVPLPIAQAPGTAQVVVVNAPGAGGSTSALTLTVVGHPTLTLLSPSVLKKDSSNTLITLTGTNFYPGASVTFNDTASVPANVISATQATALVPSSLTGTVGAYFLRLVNVGTNNYSNPARYTVVTPVPAITSLSPSRIPAGLASQTLYVYGSNFTSSSQVTFNGGAPVTPSSMLSNRIIVSVPASVLANVGDVAVRVVNSVADGGSSAPSTLSIAARPVLTSIAPTAVPAAATVTLTLTGANFEPSSVVTVNDTYTVTPTVVSSTKLTLVLPSAVSSTVGSYFARVVNTGYANTSGTMRFSVVSATVPAPTITSLNPTRVPAGLSSLSLYVYGTGFTNNSAVSFNGGANVAPSSVTSTRIVVPVPPSALASAGDVSVRVVNITSEGGPSGASVLSVASRPVLTSVSPSSIVSGSTVTLTYTGSNFEASSVVTVNDTYTVTPTIISSTQLTVVLPSAVSSAAGSYFTRVVNTGYSNYSGAVRITVTPAP, from the coding sequence ATGATACGGAACAAACGCAATTTTTCACTGGCGGCCCGCGCGCTATGCGCCATCGGCGTCACATGCCTCGCCGGAGTGGCGGTGTCGCCTCAAGCCCATGCCATCGGGACCTGGCAGTCCTGTCCGGCGCATCAAGGTGAGGACCTTTCGGGCATTTTTTTGCTAACCGACGGAACAGTTCTCGCCAGCGGTTATGGCTCTGGTGTCGGCGGACTACATTGGTACAAATACACTCCCGACGCCAAAGGCGACTACACCAAGGGGACATGGTCGAATCTCGCCGACAGCCCTTGGGGAGCGCTTTATTTTGTGTCTTTCACGCTGAACGACGGCCGTTTCTGGATGGCGGGCGGCGAGTATGTTACTTTTCCTGACGGTCAGGCAGAGAGAAATAACCACGTTCAGATCTTCGATCCGATTGCAAATACGTGGACACAAGAGCCCAATGGCCTTTTCGGCGATATCGGCGACACTGCGGCTGTTCTGCTGAACGACGGCCGTCCAATGGTCAGCTATCGCTTCGATGTGCTCAACCAAATTTATAATCTGGACACCAATACTTGGACGCAGACGGGCAACAGTCTTCGCGGCAACGGCGACGAGTCGACCTGGCAGACGCTGGCCGACGGCACTGTCTTCGACTGCCGCTCGAATCCGGCCGAGCGTTATAACCCCGCAACCGGGCAATGGATCCCTTCCGCGGATTGCCCGATCGCCATTTCCACGAATGCCTTCGGCGCCGAACAGGGGCCGATCACGTATCTGCAGAATGGGCAGCTCTGGTGCGCCAGCGACAACGGTCCCACCGCTCTTTTCAATCCGCCCTCGACCATGAATGGCCTCGGCTCCTGGAGCCAGGCGGCGACATACCCGGCGGGAGATACCGCCGGTGATACTCCCGCCGCGATTGAAACCAATGGCAAGGTGCTGCTGGTCGGTTCCGACGTTCAGGGCACGGACATATTCGGACCAGGGAATTATTACGAATACGACCCTGCGACGAATGCCTATACGATTATTCCCAATCCGCCGGCTGGCCGAGCCGGACAGGCGTTTACGACGCGCCTGCTGGAACTGCCGACCGGACAGATTTTGTACACCTCCGGCGGCGACCTTGCTGTGTATACTCCGGAAGCCGGAACAGGCCCGGACGACTCCTGGCGCCCCACCGTTAGCTCGGTAACCCGCAACAACGACGGCTCCTACACGTTGACCGGTACTCAGATCACCGGACGGTCATTTGGGGCCAATTACGGAGACGACTTCTTTAACTCGACGAACTTCCCGATCGTCTACCTCAAGGATGCATCGAACAACGTCTACTTCTGCCGCACCAGCGATTTCAGCACACGCGCCATCTGGACAGGAAGCACCCCGGAAACCTGTAAATTCCAGGTTCCTAATGGATTGCCGGCCGGAAAATACGATCTGTATTTGAGCGTCAACGGCGTTTCGACCAAGAAGGCTTATCCCTTCCCGCCCGCGCCGCTGCTCACGACTGTCTCGCCGTCCACGGTGGCGATTGGAACTCCCAGCGCCGTATTGACGCTCACCGGTGATTTCTTCCTGCCCACGGCCACAGTCACGTTTAATGGCGGAGCGCCGGTCACGCCGATTTCCGTCACTACAACGCAGATCACGGTCGCCGTTCCTTCCTCGGTTATCAACACCACCGGGATTTACGCCGTTCGGGTGCACGACACTAACCAGGCTTCCGACAGCAGCCCCAGCTCCTTTATCGTCGCAACGCCCTCAATTACCGGCATTGTCCCGAATGTGGTTGCGCCCGGCACCACGGGATTGTCGATCACGATTGCTGGAACCAGCTTCGAAAGCAATTCCAAGGTGGCCTTCAACGGCGGAACCCCTGTGACTCCGACCTCTGTCACGCCCACCACGATCAGCGTCTCCGTGCCTGACGCGCTCCTGACGCAGGCTGCAACCGTTGCGGTCACCGTCGTCAATACCGCCACGCCAGGCGGAACATCGCCTCCTGGAATGCTCTATGTCGCCGGCGTCCCCACGCTCACGTCGATTACACCGAGCTCGACAGGAGTTGGAGCCTCCAGTGTCACACTTACTCTGAAGGGATCCGGCTTCAGCCCGTCCGCATTAGTATCCTTCAATGACGCCAACTATTTTCCCACGTCGGCAACGACCACGCAGATGACGGTGGCCGTTCCCGCAAATGTACTTTCCACACTGGGAACCTACAGCGTCAAAGTTGTGAACCCCGGAGCCGGTGACGTGTCGAGCGCGCTGAACTTCCAGGTTCTCTCCCCGACCATCGCCAGCCTGAGCCCCGCGATCGCCAATGTCTCCGCATCCGGGTTCTCGATCACCATCAACGGCCACAACTTCGTGGACAACTCCAAGGTCACCTTCAGCAGCGGCGATCCGGTCTCTCCCACTTCCGTCACGCCCACGCAGATCGTCGTACCCGTTCCTCTGCCCATCGCCCAGGCTCCCGGAACCGCCCAGGTCGTCGTGGTCAACGCGCCGGGAGCGGGCGGATCGACTTCGGCGCTGACGCTGACCGTGGTCGGCCATCCCACCCTGACCCTGCTCTCGCCCTCGGTGCTCAAGAAGGACTCGTCCAACACCCTGATCACGCTCACGGGAACCAACTTCTACCCCGGAGCGAGCGTCACCTTCAACGACACCGCCTCCGTGCCCGCCAACGTGATCTCCGCAACCCAGGCGACGGCGCTGGTTCCCTCCTCTTTGACCGGGACCGTGGGCGCGTACTTCCTGCGCCTGGTCAATGTCGGGACGAACAACTACTCGAACCCCGCGCGCTACACGGTGGTCACCCCGGTTCCCGCCATCACGAGCCTCTCGCCCAGCCGCATCCCGGCGGGCCTTGCCAGCCAGACGCTCTACGTGTACGGCTCGAACTTCACGAGCAGTTCGCAGGTGACGTTCAACGGCGGCGCTCCGGTAACGCCGAGCTCGATGCTGTCCAATCGGATCATCGTCTCGGTTCCCGCCTCGGTCCTGGCTAATGTCGGGGATGTGGCGGTGCGGGTGGTCAACTCCGTAGCGGATGGGGGCTCCTCGGCCCCGTCGACACTCTCGATCGCGGCCCGTCCGGTGCTCACCAGCATCGCGCCGACCGCCGTTCCCGCCGCGGCGACGGTGACGCTGACCTTGACGGGCGCCAACTTCGAGCCAAGCTCGGTGGTGACGGTCAATGATACGTACACGGTGACGCCGACGGTGGTCTCCTCGACGAAGCTGACGTTGGTTCTTCCCAGCGCGGTTTCTTCGACGGTGGGTTCGTACTTTGCGCGTGTGGTCAACACGGGCTACGCCAACACATCGGGAACGATGCGCTTCAGCGTGGTTTCGGCGACGGTTCCGGCTCCGACGATCACGAGCCTGAACCCGACACGCGTTCCTGCGGGTCTTTCGAGCCTCTCGCTGTACGTTTACGGGACGGGCTTCACGAACAATTCGGCGGTCTCATTCAACGGGGGGGCGAATGTGGCTCCCTCGTCGGTGACGTCGACTCGGATCGTGGTTCCCGTTCCTCCGTCGGCGCTTGCTTCTGCGGGCGACGTTTCGGTGCGTGTGGTGAACATCACCTCGGAAGGCGGTCCTTCCGGCGCCTCCGTTCTGTCGGTGGCGTCTCGCCCGGTGCTGACGAGCGTTTCTCCCAGCTCGATCGTGTCTGGCTCGACGGTGACGCTGACTTACACGGGCTCGAACTTCGAGGCGAGCTCGGTGGTGACGGTGAACGATACGTACACGGTGACGCCGACGATCATCTCTTCGACGCAGCTGACGGTGGTTCTTCCCAGCGCGGTCTCGTCGGCGGCGGGTTCGTACTTTACTCGTGTGGTCAACACAGGGTACTCGAACTACTCCGGCGCGGTGCGTATCACGGTGACGCCTGCTCCGTAA
- a CDS encoding IPT/TIG domain-containing protein, with translation MFAVLRKVSPLDVRISLSMFRLQSPTAISSRAMRALVSRGTISLVTLLAVSPLFAHSFVIEDLRITTGANFVNPEAINNAGDIIGFFSINSYDGKAIFHNGSISPLTALPPGPLQYGNLSELNINDQAVDASTTQTDPFTMSSLLVDTKTGANTDIGKLNGFPVMWGLAINDAGTIVGYGYEQSSSTYHNVAFIWKNGLLTQLPNFPGVVDTMPPSYDDVSAAYDINSHGDIVGYALGANGRLPVLWRNGLPTMLPDFQGLRYIPSKINDNSQILLEVFPPGKKDLYLLQNSDFVAIGNLAGQTTISETCLNNIGWVIGRTYSSDSPAVEKPFLWKNGKINDLNDLIPAGSGWVLQDALALNDSGVILGSGFLNGQYRTYLMKPIAAPAPQAAGLTPDRAAPGSSDVTLTITGTNFDNDSFVSLNGVAQPSSQYVSATQMTVTVPAALMAHVGIVAVKVVTPAPGGGSSGALYFNVAAPRAAITSVTPDRVDPGAANVKLTFTGTNFDPGAVVTINDSYTVTPTVLSSSKLTVALPQNIANTSGSYFARVVNPGWNNASAPVRFLVAKAPPVIASLNPNRIPAGLASFSLYVYGAGFTGASQVSFNGGAPVTPTSILPGRIVVPVPSALLAASGNIPVRVVNSFADGGTSAPSVLSIAARPILTSITPNKVPASGAGEVTITFTGAHFEPGSVVTINDNITVTPTVLSATKLTAVLPTGVASVAGAYFVRVVNPGYANFSNPQRLTVSAAP, from the coding sequence ATGTTTGCTGTGCTTCGAAAAGTCTCTCCTCTTGACGTAAGGATTTCGCTTTCAATGTTTAGACTTCAAAGTCCGACTGCCATCTCTTCTAGAGCCATGAGAGCGTTAGTCTCTCGTGGAACTATTAGCCTTGTTACGTTGCTCGCGGTTTCTCCCCTTTTTGCTCACTCTTTTGTTATTGAAGATCTGCGGATCACAACTGGCGCGAACTTTGTCAATCCCGAAGCGATCAATAATGCGGGCGACATCATTGGTTTTTTTAGCATCAACAGCTACGATGGTAAGGCAATCTTCCATAATGGATCGATTTCTCCGCTGACAGCTTTGCCGCCTGGTCCGCTCCAGTACGGCAATCTCTCAGAATTGAATATTAACGATCAAGCTGTCGATGCAAGCACCACTCAGACTGACCCGTTCACCATGTCCAGCCTGTTGGTTGACACCAAAACAGGCGCCAATACTGATATTGGGAAACTCAATGGCTTTCCTGTAATGTGGGGACTGGCAATAAATGACGCCGGTACGATTGTCGGCTATGGATACGAGCAAAGCAGCTCAACATATCACAATGTCGCATTTATCTGGAAAAATGGCCTCTTAACCCAGTTGCCTAACTTTCCAGGTGTGGTAGATACGATGCCGCCCTCCTATGACGATGTATCTGCTGCTTATGACATTAATTCTCACGGTGATATTGTCGGCTATGCGCTTGGAGCGAACGGGCGCTTGCCTGTTCTTTGGCGAAATGGGCTCCCTACGATGTTGCCGGATTTCCAAGGACTGCGGTATATTCCGTCAAAAATTAATGACAATAGTCAAATTTTGCTGGAAGTGTTCCCGCCTGGGAAGAAGGATCTCTACTTGCTTCAGAATAGTGATTTTGTCGCAATTGGGAATCTTGCAGGGCAAACGACTATCTCCGAGACTTGTTTGAACAATATAGGCTGGGTTATCGGTCGAACTTACTCATCGGATTCTCCGGCGGTTGAAAAACCGTTCCTTTGGAAAAATGGAAAAATTAATGATCTTAATGATCTGATTCCAGCTGGAAGCGGATGGGTTTTGCAGGATGCTCTGGCGCTCAACGACAGTGGAGTCATATTGGGAAGCGGATTCCTCAATGGGCAATATCGAACATATTTGATGAAACCCATCGCCGCGCCGGCGCCGCAGGCCGCCGGCCTGACGCCGGACCGGGCGGCGCCGGGGAGCTCGGATGTCACTCTGACGATCACGGGGACAAATTTTGATAACGACAGCTTCGTTTCGCTGAACGGCGTTGCGCAGCCGTCGTCGCAGTATGTTTCGGCGACGCAGATGACGGTGACTGTTCCTGCGGCGTTGATGGCGCATGTGGGGATCGTGGCGGTTAAGGTTGTTACGCCCGCTCCCGGCGGTGGCTCCTCCGGCGCGCTGTATTTCAATGTTGCGGCGCCGCGTGCGGCGATCACCTCCGTCACGCCCGATCGGGTCGATCCTGGGGCGGCAAACGTCAAACTGACATTTACGGGAACAAATTTTGACCCCGGCGCCGTGGTGACCATCAATGACTCCTACACCGTCACCCCGACTGTCCTATCTTCCAGCAAGCTGACGGTGGCTCTGCCGCAGAATATCGCCAATACATCAGGTTCCTATTTTGCGCGCGTCGTCAATCCTGGCTGGAACAACGCGTCCGCGCCGGTTCGGTTCCTCGTCGCGAAGGCGCCGCCGGTGATTGCCAGCCTGAACCCGAATCGGATTCCCGCCGGATTAGCAAGCTTCTCGCTCTATGTTTATGGAGCAGGCTTTACCGGCGCATCCCAGGTCTCGTTCAACGGGGGCGCCCCCGTGACGCCGACATCGATCTTGCCTGGCCGAATCGTGGTTCCTGTTCCCAGCGCTTTGCTGGCAGCGTCTGGAAATATTCCGGTGCGCGTTGTCAACTCGTTCGCGGATGGCGGGACGTCCGCGCCGTCGGTGCTCTCGATCGCGGCCCGGCCCATTCTCACGAGCATCACTCCCAATAAGGTCCCAGCGAGCGGGGCAGGGGAGGTGACCATCACGTTCACCGGCGCTCACTTCGAGCCTGGCTCAGTCGTCACCATCAACGACAATATCACAGTGACGCCCACCGTGCTTTCGGCGACCAAGCTGACCGCCGTGCTGCCGACCGGGGTTGCATCCGTGGCGGGGGCGTACTTTGTGCGCGTGGTCAACCCAGGATACGCGAACTTCTCGAATCCGCAGCGCCTGACAGTGTCCGCGGCTCCATAA
- the cysS gene encoding cysteine--tRNA ligase has protein sequence MSPLVLFNTLSRSKEEFVPSDPALVRMYCCGPTVYNYAHIGNLRTYIFEDLLHRILLLNGYNVKHVMNITDVGHMTSDGDAGEDKMAKAAEREQKSPWELARFYEDAFFHDCARLNIIRPDVAPRATEHVAQMITLIQQLEEKGYTYETPEGIYFDTAKDEDYGKLAGLNLAGQREGAREDVNVDTNKRHPADFILWFTNKPTHIMKWDSPWGTGYPGWHIECSAMSMEYLGETLDIHCGGIDHIPVHNTNEIAQSECATDHVFARYWVHGAFLTVGGGAVTGRTADKMAKDDIGKMSKSGNNFLTVQKLIDDGFDPLAYRYLCLMAHYRSELTYSPESLGAATTALSKVWELKARQDGGKNDGLSDAEYAEARALVIAALNDDLNLPRAVAALQGAKSYRLWLEFDSVLGLDIEKRSREAEPKPGAVDLPEEVAALMSERDAARSARNYAASDTLRAQIEALGYTVMDSPGGTIVQKNLL, from the coding sequence ATGTCACCTTTGGTTTTGTTCAACACGCTGTCACGCAGCAAAGAGGAGTTCGTTCCGTCCGATCCAGCGCTGGTCCGGATGTACTGCTGCGGCCCGACGGTGTACAATTACGCGCACATCGGGAATCTGCGCACCTATATCTTTGAAGACTTGCTGCATCGTATTCTGCTGCTCAACGGTTACAACGTCAAGCATGTCATGAACATTACCGATGTCGGCCATATGACATCGGATGGCGACGCCGGCGAAGATAAGATGGCGAAGGCGGCGGAGCGGGAGCAGAAATCACCGTGGGAGCTGGCGCGCTTCTACGAAGACGCCTTCTTCCATGACTGCGCGCGGCTCAATATTATTCGGCCCGATGTCGCGCCGCGCGCGACCGAGCATGTCGCGCAGATGATCACACTGATCCAGCAGCTGGAGGAGAAGGGTTACACCTACGAAACTCCGGAAGGCATTTACTTCGACACCGCCAAGGACGAAGACTACGGCAAGCTTGCGGGATTGAATCTGGCGGGTCAGCGGGAAGGAGCGCGCGAGGATGTCAATGTGGACACCAACAAGCGCCACCCCGCCGACTTTATTCTCTGGTTCACCAATAAACCGACCCATATTATGAAGTGGGACTCGCCCTGGGGCACGGGATACCCGGGCTGGCACATCGAGTGCTCGGCGATGAGCATGGAGTATCTGGGCGAGACGCTCGACATCCACTGCGGCGGCATCGACCATATCCCCGTGCATAATACGAATGAGATCGCACAGAGCGAGTGCGCCACGGACCATGTCTTCGCGCGCTACTGGGTCCACGGCGCGTTCCTAACGGTTGGCGGCGGCGCCGTTACCGGCCGCACCGCCGATAAAATGGCGAAGGACGATATTGGCAAAATGTCGAAGAGCGGGAATAACTTTCTGACGGTTCAGAAGTTGATCGACGATGGTTTCGACCCCCTCGCCTATCGCTATCTCTGCTTGATGGCCCACTACCGCTCCGAGCTCACTTACTCTCCGGAATCACTCGGCGCGGCGACCACGGCTTTGAGTAAAGTTTGGGAGCTGAAGGCCCGGCAGGACGGCGGCAAGAACGACGGGCTGTCCGACGCCGAATACGCCGAGGCGCGCGCGCTGGTGATCGCCGCGCTGAACGACGATCTGAACTTGCCGCGCGCCGTCGCCGCGCTCCAGGGCGCGAAATCCTATCGCCTCTGGCTGGAGTTTGATTCTGTGCTCGGTCTCGATATCGAAAAGCGTTCTCGGGAAGCGGAGCCCAAGCCGGGAGCCGTGGACCTTCCGGAAGAAGTCGCGGCGCTGATGTCCGAGCGGGACGCCGCGCGCAGCGCCAGAAACTATGCGGCCTCGGACACGCTGCGCGCGCAGATCGAAGCGTTGGGGTACACGGTGATGGACTCGCCGGGCGGAACCATCGTGCAGAAGAACCTGCTGTAA
- a CDS encoding DUF5658 family protein: MPVARRLFAWENVALTIICLADMFSTLYWIHTGVAQEDNPIFAAWLPHGDFAFCMMKLLSFLPLILIATYYRPRRPRLIKVAMRMTLFLYITMYTGRFAAQALLGV, translated from the coding sequence ATGCCGGTTGCACGACGATTATTTGCCTGGGAGAATGTTGCGCTGACAATCATTTGTCTCGCCGATATGTTCTCGACGCTTTACTGGATCCACACCGGCGTCGCGCAGGAGGACAATCCGATCTTCGCCGCCTGGCTGCCTCATGGCGATTTCGCATTCTGCATGATGAAGCTGCTCAGCTTCCTGCCCCTGATCTTGATCGCGACGTATTACCGCCCGCGCCGGCCTCGGCTGATCAAGGTCGCGATGCGAATGACGCTGTTCCTTTACATCACGATGTACACCGGCCGCTTCGCCGCGCAGGCGCTGCTCGGCGTCTGA
- a CDS encoding DUF5658 family protein, which produces MALFKSLFAWDSLAIFILCTADMLSTLYWVNAHVATEANPYMNFWLQKSDAAFCIAKMMSYVPLLLVAAYYRPQRPRFIRVSLRGALALYIALYVFGIAAQTFLTV; this is translated from the coding sequence ATGGCCCTCTTCAAATCACTGTTCGCCTGGGACAGCCTCGCAATTTTTATCCTCTGCACCGCCGATATGCTGTCCACGCTTTACTGGGTGAACGCCCATGTCGCGACCGAAGCAAATCCCTACATGAACTTTTGGCTGCAAAAGAGCGACGCCGCATTTTGCATCGCGAAGATGATGAGCTATGTCCCTCTGCTGCTGGTGGCCGCTTATTATCGGCCCCAACGTCCGCGTTTTATCCGCGTTTCGCTACGCGGTGCGCTGGCGCTTTACATCGCGCTGTACGTTTTCGGCATCGCCGCACAGACGTTTCTGACGGTCTAG
- the tatC gene encoding twin-arginine translocase subunit TatC encodes MALRLQTDPAPESPDEKRAELTEHLAELRTRLIRACLYCAVGMVVMYVFSNPIYKILAAPILSALKHASLKNGFPAGGFIVTSFTDAFFLKLQISMVGGLVIAAPFILFELWGFIAPALTPSEKRAVTLVAPMSIVLFMAGVGCAYLILPMAVGWFLSYLADIPGAMLFQNPLTYVVFVIKLMLVFGVLFQLPVLLTFLGKIGLITSAMMIKYWRHIAVGLFTTAMVVAPSNDPGTMLALAVPLTLLFFVSILLVKWVEPKTTGS; translated from the coding sequence ATGGCATTGCGTTTGCAGACGGACCCGGCTCCGGAGAGTCCGGACGAGAAACGGGCGGAACTGACCGAGCATCTGGCCGAGCTGCGGACGCGATTGATCCGGGCGTGTCTTTACTGCGCGGTGGGGATGGTGGTGATGTATGTCTTCTCCAACCCCATCTATAAAATCTTGGCCGCTCCGATCCTCAGCGCCTTAAAGCATGCTTCCCTGAAGAACGGCTTTCCCGCGGGCGGTTTTATCGTCACTTCCTTCACGGACGCCTTTTTCCTCAAGCTTCAAATCAGCATGGTGGGCGGATTGGTGATCGCCGCTCCCTTTATCCTCTTCGAGCTCTGGGGCTTTATCGCCCCGGCCCTCACTCCCTCGGAAAAGCGCGCCGTTACGCTGGTCGCGCCGATGTCCATCGTGCTGTTCATGGCCGGCGTCGGCTGCGCGTACTTAATCCTGCCGATGGCGGTCGGCTGGTTCCTCAGTTACCTCGCCGATATTCCCGGCGCCATGCTCTTCCAGAATCCGCTGACATACGTCGTGTTCGTGATCAAGCTGATGCTGGTCTTCGGCGTGCTGTTCCAGCTGCCCGTGCTGCTGACATTTCTCGGCAAGATCGGTCTGATCACTTCCGCCATGATGATCAAGTACTGGCGGCACATCGCCGTCGGGCTCTTCACCACAGCCATGGTCGTCGCGCCCTCCAACGATCCCGGCACCATGCTTGCGCTCGCCGTCCCGCTGACGCTGCTTTTCTTTGTCAGCATCCTCCTCGTGAAGTGGGTAGAGCCGAAGACGACCGGCTCTTAA
- a CDS encoding DUF2007 domain-containing protein, translating to MMSDETSNFGGETPLERQLPPDTDLDAVETRREEREADAVLEDVDRYVAQTDPASLASAEAELNAWEIPVDPLDLADGELSSGSDAPVAVFSATSEAEAHIIQGVLEAAGIPARLHDVAMRAMGNIFSAGEEGWGQVLVPANLAEQARQVIEEARRSPPQNT from the coding sequence ATGATGTCAGACGAAACCTCGAATTTTGGCGGAGAAACACCGCTGGAGCGGCAGCTGCCGCCCGATACCGATTTGGACGCCGTCGAGACACGCCGGGAAGAACGCGAGGCCGACGCGGTGCTGGAAGACGTCGACCGTTATGTCGCGCAGACGGATCCGGCGTCACTCGCCAGCGCTGAAGCGGAGCTGAACGCCTGGGAGATCCCGGTGGATCCGTTGGATCTTGCGGACGGCGAACTGAGTTCCGGCTCGGACGCTCCGGTCGCGGTCTTCAGCGCGACCTCCGAAGCGGAGGCGCACATCATCCAGGGCGTGCTGGAAGCGGCTGGTATTCCCGCCCGTCTCCACGATGTGGCGATGCGCGCCATGGGCAATATCTTTTCCGCGGGAGAGGAAGGGTGGGGGCAAGTGCTCGTTCCCGCCAATCTCGCCGAACAAGCTCGGCAGGTAATTGAAGAGGCGCGGCGCTCGCCGCCTCAAAACACTTAG
- a CDS encoding PaaI family thioesterase, with amino-acid sequence MSEGQNEPSSLLTSDAGNSSPLLRDDGMCFGCGSENPIGLHLTFAWDGDTYGARFVPEACHQGWVGRVHGGILALVLDEVLSRAALERHGLDWVTAELTTRLVRPAPTGEPLIVRGRIDSVRSKMILCSGEVVDERSGAVIARGVAKMMRPR; translated from the coding sequence ATGAGTGAAGGACAAAACGAGCCCTCCTCGCTGCTGACCTCGGACGCCGGGAACTCTTCGCCTCTGCTGCGCGATGATGGAATGTGCTTTGGATGCGGATCCGAAAATCCCATCGGTTTGCATTTGACTTTCGCCTGGGATGGGGATACTTATGGTGCGCGCTTCGTCCCCGAGGCATGCCACCAGGGCTGGGTCGGCCGCGTGCATGGGGGGATCCTGGCGCTGGTGCTGGATGAAGTCCTTTCGCGGGCGGCTCTGGAGCGGCATGGGCTGGACTGGGTGACGGCGGAATTGACCACGCGCCTAGTGCGTCCGGCGCCGACCGGTGAACCGCTGATCGTCCGGGGACGCATCGACAGCGTGCGCTCCAAAATGATCCTCTGCAGCGGGGAAGTCGTGGACGAACGGAGCGGCGCCGTAATCGCGCGCGGCGTGGCGAAGATGATGCGGCCGCGCTAA
- a CDS encoding endonuclease III domain-containing protein: protein MAAVDSVRQEKLRAKAARIEEMLTEAYGPRVWKAENYSSDLCGALVATILSQNTSDLNSGRAYASLCSAFPDGWDTVRTANVTRVADAIRCGGLADTKSIRIQNVLQDIHERTGSTSLDHLRSWTDDDIRRFLRSFPGVGPKTAACLLMFNLGRPVLAVDTHVHRVSGRLGLIGPKTTADQAHDDLPALLRDDQVYSFHVHLIEHGRRTCHARNPECGVCAVRTECDWYRANKLKEAA, encoded by the coding sequence ATGGCGGCTGTGGATAGTGTCAGGCAAGAGAAGCTGCGAGCCAAGGCGGCGCGGATCGAAGAGATGCTGACGGAGGCATACGGTCCCCGGGTCTGGAAGGCGGAAAATTACAGCAGCGACCTTTGCGGGGCGCTTGTGGCGACAATCCTCTCCCAGAACACCAGTGATTTGAATTCCGGACGCGCTTACGCCTCGCTCTGCTCCGCCTTCCCGGACGGATGGGACACCGTGCGTACGGCGAATGTCACCCGCGTCGCCGACGCCATCCGCTGCGGCGGCCTGGCGGACACCAAGTCCATCCGCATACAAAACGTGCTTCAGGATATTCATGAACGGACGGGGAGCACGAGCCTCGATCATCTGCGGTCCTGGACCGACGACGATATTCGCCGCTTCCTTCGATCTTTTCCCGGAGTGGGGCCGAAAACGGCGGCCTGTCTTCTGATGTTTAACCTCGGACGCCCTGTACTCGCTGTGGACACGCACGTGCACCGGGTGTCAGGACGACTGGGATTGATTGGGCCGAAGACCACCGCCGATCAGGCGCACGACGATCTTCCGGCGCTGCTCCGCGATGACCAGGTCTACTCCTTCCATGTCCATCTGATCGAGCATGGCCGGCGCACCTGCCACGCGCGAAACCCGGAGTGCGGCGTCTGCGCCGTACGGACTGAGTGCGATTGGTATCGGGCCAACAAACTGAAGGAGGCGGCATGA